The nucleotide sequence CCTAGTTTGGGTCaaaactatttttggcatataaaacttattactcactgatgttttaagttaatttatataattatatagaacaccaaagtttttaaactcagaagtctattttgacctttaaagcctatgtaaaattaccaaaatgcccctacggtgcatagattagttatataagataaatttcacatatataaaataccctactgttataactcatATAAATACATATTTTTGTTAACTagatcagacctgaaactcagtttaatatttaaactcttttatgggcattgaaattaccaaaatgcccttatgggacttattttggtttaaactactttttgggcatatatgttaacatcctactgatgtattaacatattttgagcataataacgATTAAGACCTATATATAATACAATTGGTTACCCGTTGCGCGTTTATGCGTTCGGgtcggtttacgtgactagtttacgtaaaatagccgaaacgagcttaaccttatcattaaattctcaatttccagaatgtatttagtttacccatattatacaagtatccaagcttgtcgggtctaaatcacattctattccggtcaccgcttaatctagcgtttagaaccgtaaggtttccttcttgctagccggtctaagtccttgacttaattaaagactcgttagcatcctaataggttattaaaccttctatacagattaaatagcttccggtagaaggtgccttcaaaaagctttaggaattttactgctagcatcaggtaaatacttttaacttattttcccgtATACAGGCTTGGGATAtgatattataataataccacttggtcgggtatgaaatcatttaatcggattgtgattaataaatttacataacccgttttaatctgttttgtttgataacataagcattgggggttaaatcgaccgtgtcctggatatccttggctcattccatttgaaaatggccacgacctatgcacggggtgtaggcatacacgtGACAGATGCAAAttctaaataatatatataaacccacatgttggggataactcctttgcgggttctataagtggtgagtcggttaatcatgaccggcttccaaccggccccaattgtatgacaaacatataaatcagtatacaagattatctttaaataattgtcccaagttgtaaatgatttgtgccatgtgcacttaaatcaattttcataaatgttttaaaaaaagagtcagttaaattgtatttaccagtgtaaactgacgtatttcttaaagactgattgacaggtacctcttgtagtaggctggagctatagggtgtcaatagaggatcttgcaaatccataagatacctgaagtctgttgtttttgtttctttgtacatttatgatccgcctgtggatcttattacattccagtctgtatattcATAAACTCCAACACTCAGACaatatggtttgtaatagtttattcaccaagccttccgctgtgctataatattgtgtgtattgacaatgatgatatcaactacgtcacgatactccccgtcgggcccaccggtaatatgtggaaatattggggtgtgacatatgatTCACTCCCTCACGGGTTATAAACCTAGGATAAGTTTGGAGTTTCAGTTTAAATTGTTAGACAACTATCACTAAGGAAACTAGTTCAGACTCCTCACAGTATCCTACCTACCAATTTAATGACGAAGACCTTACAATAATTTCGCACCTCACAGCTATTGAAATTAGTATAACACTTCAATTTATTAAATTACcaattattacttctaaggtgTATCAGCCGATTAACCCTAAAGATTATAAATTTATTCcatgatatagacactcaccaaaacttATAAGCTAGTATGAATTTATTCCGTGATATAGACACTAACCAAAATTCATACGAAGCAACAAAAGTTAATAAAACAACTTAAAGcatgcaaacacattaaacccAAATAACAAACCGACTACTTTTATAAACAACCCATAAATAACTAATGAAACATAATAAAAATCAAGAGTTATAAATCCATTATCCAAGTCTAGGCAGTTAAAGGTTCTTAGCCAAGCATAACTGAAATTAAACACAAAGAACAAGTATTTTCAAAGTAGAGAAACATGATTAAAAGaagaaatttgaaaataaaagaacCCGCTACTAAAACAAACGACCCGAGTGCTTCCTTATGCTTCCCATCTTCAACCGATGCTTCGAATGctccaaaaacacttcaaatccAGCTGAATTTATGCTCCAAGGGTTGCAAATTCGTGAAATAGGGTTTATTGGGGTTTTAGGATGTTTATATATGGTAAAAATAAGCATCAAATTAACAACCCTGGCGCAAATCAAATCAGCCGCGACATAATACCTCTTCGCGGCACGCGAAGaggatgtcttctatcttcgcgCAACGCTAAGCGTCTTGGTTAATCCGGGTCAACTAGAGCTCCTCACAACTAGAGCTCCGCGCGACAGGCACTAAAATTCTATTTTTTAATTTGTTTCAACTCCCGAGCTCCCGTTCACGTCCCGGCACTTGGTTTTAGTATGATTTAACTTGTTTTCCTCTCTTTTCAGTTGACCTTATCAACCAAGGCCTGTAAAACGCAAACGAAACAAAAGTATGACTATTCTAAATGTAACACTCGTCTTATAATTTCATTTTATAACCATAAAATGCAGACTTTTTAATTCGAAATACATGACCAACAAAAGTTTAGTTAATAACTAAGATTTACATCATTATAGTATTTAAACATAGTCGACTAACTAGATTAAAATGTTCAACATTCAAAAGAGTTTACAAAACAACATGTTTTAAAACTAGATTAGATTAGCGTGGAAGCATTCAAaacttgtgttcggttcttgatttcCTTGCTTGATCAATATCCACAACAAACGAGCATCACCTATGGTCAAAACCACAATAATCGTTAGTTTTGACGTgttaatattaagtaaaaacgAGTTCTATTGCTTAAATAatgaaaaacaaacaaattaaCTGCCAAACTGTGAACCACGGTTCAGGACTGTGGCCCACGGTTCGCCCAGCTCAAAACAGAATTGCCAGACTGTGAGCCACGGTTCAGGACAGTGGCCCACGGTTCGCCCAGTTCAGAACAGAATTGCCAGACTGTGAGCCACGGTTCAGGACTGTGGCCCACGGTTCGCCCAACTCAGCCTTCTTATATTTTTTTTGCTTAATTCCCCATAACTTTTTATTTACATATccgttttagccgattctttttcctatatgtCCGTATTAAAATTACGGATCTAACCATATAAATTTCACTTAACGAAACCCGGATTATGAATGAATGGCCACAAAATCCTTGTTTCGATTATTCGACCCATTAACTAAGTGTGCAAATTGTTCGCCAATTTATTCTTTGTCATTCTAATCTTATTTACCCATTCCCCGGGCTTGAAATTTTTGGCGTATCCATACCATTACATGGCTTTACGCTCGTATTCGAATTTCATGCTTGTTTTCTATAAATTCAAGCATTGCCACTTTATGCAATTCTTGCAACTAGTTTCTACCATTCGACCTGATGACACGGATTCATAACCTTAACTTAGTATAACCATTCATTTCTAAAATTGCTATCTAGCACCAGCGCAATATGAGATTTTCAAGTCTTTACGCGCAAGAATCGATATAAGGACATAGTTTTGACCCCTTTGGTTGAGAGTGAAAATCCTCACTTTAATGTCAAGCCAAACTATTTTTAAccaatattttgacccgtttgaatgTCGAGTGGGCTTCGCCACTTAAATGACACGTTAAACGCATATACTACATTATGACACTATTAACAAGCTAAAACCAAACGTTTATACGTAATGTAATGGGACCAAAGTCACGTACCTTTCAAAGCACACCTTTCAATCGCgcgtcaccaccggcttgtccacttgacgctccggtttcctttcctatagagttcaatcacaaCCCATTTAGAACTCTTTTGTTTACATAATACGCATAGTTTGCCATAACTCTACAAACACGCGTTTTAACTCAAATTTCCAGTTTTTAatcttcttttaggcattttcacaaacaccttAAGGGCATAATTTCTCATAACTTATCATTAATGTTCATAACTTTTTGTTtagccaagattaacatcaattaGGCAATTTACACATGTTTTTAACATCAATATTTCAGAAATTACTTCCTAAAACTCGGATTACACTAGATGAGaatcataatcctagtgtttatcaagtttctACAAAACCccttaatcacctacaatggtgattatgaaccCCACTAGTATCAAGCATAATtttaacaagaaatcatctaCGGTTTATCCCTAGACATCATATTACTCTAATTTCATCTATACAACACACATGTAACATCTAATTTGAATTCCCCATGTTCATTCAGAAATTTAAATGAGAATTTTTCCACaaaatttacataccttatgatccctttcactgaggtgatcactaatctatgttcgGATTTTGATTTGGGACAGAATTTGGTCTTCAATTTGATCAAATaccatgaactagggtttggagaaGCTCTGGTCGCCCCCTTCTGTGTTTGATCGATCCCAACACACTTAAATGTGTGTTTTGTGATTAAAAATggtttttattataattagtttCATTTTTGATACCTTTGGTCCCTCTAATTTCCTTTAGTTCATATTTTGAGTGTTTTAACCCACTTATGAGTTACTACAAGACttgtaactaactaggttatttagtcctagttagtttgttcttgtttatttaatgttttataattctaatatgtaattttatattttcggggtgttacaagtccaccccccttaaagaggtttcgccCCCGAAACCTTCTTTACGTGGTTCTTTTGGTTTGTGCCAAACTCCCTTAGTTTCGTTTTTCAGACATTATTTCTTTTAGTCAAAAGCCATCATTTGCCTCGACGCATGCGTTCCATGCGTAAGTCCTCATGGACTTTAACTTATGTCCTGTATTTCTAAACTTGCAGCCTACTCGGCCCAATTGCCTCTTGACCACTCAATAGTACGAGTTCGTCAACATGTTTATTCTATATCGCCCTATATTGCCAAGTGTTTTATGTAAATCACAACACTATTTTGACCTTGGGTGATCTTATCGGTTAGACTGATTAGTCCCCGTCACCTCATGCCTCGTAAATTTGGATTTATCCCTTCATCATATTCGGACTTATGTGAGTTTATGATCTCCTATCCCATAACTTGTGCTACAACTTGATTATATTCTATGTCACTTTTATGATTATGACCGCACCACATCACGTCATGTTTAAGTTTTTACAAACTTTTCTTTATCAAAATCTTCTTTCCAACGTACCGTCTTACATCTATCGGTGTTAAGACCTATATTCTTTGTTATCAACTATTTTCTAATTTGTCCCATAATATTCATATTTGTTAAGCgttgtttcttactaaaactaAATCTTAGTTTAATGTCTATCTCTTTAACTCATGTCAATTACTCATATTCAGGAATTGACGACAGAATTTATTCTTTTCCGCTATTATAGTACGCGGGGAATTGTAACCATTCTTCGCGTTTTTACCCCAagtgacccgtaggttcttttgCTTAGCCCCATAGGTTATTTCTTTAGGCTTTCTCCCCTTTTTAGTTTATTCCCTTCTATTGCTGACACGTGGTTCATTTAATCCTTTAAACTCTTACATGGTTTATAATCCCGAGGGTCATGATGAttccgtagatcatcttttactCGTGTCATTTTGTTTCAACACTTTTTAATTCATTTTACTAATCCTTTGTACAATCACACCCATCAATGTGATCATCATTCTACCCCATAAGGATTTTATTAATAACCTGTTACTTGGATAGTTACCCATACCCAAGTTTCTAAGTCCTTATTTATTGATATCTCGTTATTAACAGTAGCGAATAATACGTATTACTCATTTAGCTTTCTTTTTTTCGAGGATATTTCTGTCCGAGTcttaatttttctcatttttgaCCTTAATCCATTGTAATAATAGCGAAATCAATTTACTTCGTTTTATTGCTCTATATTGTTGTATGGAATTTGTCCACATCGTTTATTGTTACAAACGATGTTTCTACATGTCTTATTTCGTTTGGCCAAGCCCATAACCATATCCTTGTCATTTGTTGCTATTACAATTTCCCAGGTTCAGGTGTTATTACACTCCTTTCcaatacattatttatttactttattaagtttccgggttcgagtgtacgcGCACCCCTTCCCATGACAATATTTATCACGACTGTTTTTCGCTTCGGTTTCTCATACTCACCGTTGTTtattttcttatatatatatatatcatttataTAATTCACTCTTTTCACTACTCATATATGCCCATATGCAACTATTCACACTTGTATCGAATAAAATTTGTGTTAAAATTGAATTCACAAGAAACTTACCCGAAACGACATCAGGTTCTATCTTTACTTCGGCTGCGGTTAATTGGAAGGATCTGGCCCTTGCCTTTTGTGCCTCCATCTGTACATCCTTCTCGTTCCTTTTCCCGTCCACCTCCGGGCACTCCGACTTTTTGTGACCCGGCTGATAGCACTTATAGCACACCGAAACTTTCCCCGGACATAGCGCGGCCGTATGCCCTGTCTTTCCACATATGGGGCATGGTTTATCTTTAAAGCGACATTCGCCTTTGTGTCCCTTTCCACATACTTTGCAACTCGGTGATCCACCTTTCACATCCGTCTTCTTTATTGACTCCGTTGTTAGTGCCTTCTTCGTAGGGCTCGGGTTAACATCTActgcccttcgttcaccccgttCAATCTGCTTTTTGAGTTCGATTTCCTATTCCCGAGCCGTATTTATGATCTCGGTGAGCGTCTCATATTTggaaggagtcataaactcccgatATTCAGCACTTAACATattatagtaataatatattttctgcTCTTAATTTGTCACCAGCTCGTCACAAAACCTTAATTTATCGAGAAAGATGCCCATAATCTTGTCTATCGATTCACCCTTTTGCCTCAACTGGATGAATTCCTCCTTTATTCTGTTGATGACCGCCTTGGGGCTATGGTGTTTAAGGAATGGTGCCTTAAACTCATCCCAAGTCATAGCCTTTGCAGCATCGGCCCCAATCTCCTTCttcttattatcccaccagtccTTGGCTTGACCTCTTAACTGACCCGTACCGTAAGCTACAAAATCGCTTACCTCACAGTGGGTCCTTTCAAACACTCCCTCGATGTCGCTTAGCCACTGTTGGCATATTATCGGATCGACCTCCTCAGTATAAaattggcggtttacacgccatgaaCTCCTTGTATGAACAACCTTTCCGTTCTCCGGACTTTTCCTTGGCTCGGTTTGGCATTTTCTTCCAACCTTTGGATTTGTTCCTCTACCACATTAAGCaccgtgttttgaattttgtCTATAAAACCAGATAGACTATTCTCAATTGCCTTCCCTACTTCTTCGGCAATCACTCCTCTCATTTGTTTGGTGACCACCGGCACCGTATCATCATTCCTTCCATCGGCCATTTGAATCTGAAATGTTTATATTCattattaaacatttcattttatAACATATGCATCACTCGTTTTGGTTTAGCCAAGTTCACCACTTGCTTAAACCATTCATgtttagtgcactttccgggtttgagtgtgttaacacgctcttcccaGGCACATTGAGTAGAATTTCTTCCTTTCAATAATCGTAATAAAATCTACTGGATAActaattcttaccggatgttgatcaagcttgaaccgaacacatttTGTTAACAACCTtggagctctgattaccaacttgtaacactcgtCTTATAATTTCGTTTTATAACCATAAAATACAGACTTTTTAATTCGAAATACATGACCAACAAAAGTTTAGTTAATAACTAAGATGTACGTCATTATAGTATTTAAACATAGTCGACTAACTAGATTAAAATGTTCAACATTCAAAAGAGTTTACCAAAACAACATGTTTTTAAAACTAGATTAGATTAGCGCGGAAGCATTCAAaacttgtgttcggttcttgatttcCTTGCTTGATCAATATCCACAACAAACGAGCATCACCTATGGTCAAAACCACAATAATCGTTAGTTTTGACGTgttaatattaagtaaaaacgAGTTTATTGCTTAAATAATGAAAACAAACAAATTAACTGCCAAACTGTGAGCCAATGGTTCAGGACTGTGGCCCACGGTTCGCCCAGTTCAGAACAGAATTGCCAGACTGTGAGCCACGGTTCAGGACTGTGGCCCACGGTTCGCCCAGCTCAGCCttcttatatatttttttttgcttaattccccataactttttatttacatatccgttttagccgattctttttctTATATGTCCGTATTAAAATTACGGATCTAACCATATAAATTTCACTTAACGAAACCCGGATTATGAACGAATGGCCACAAAATCCTTGTTTCGATTATTCGACCCATTAACTAAGTGTGCAAATTGTTCGCCAATTTATTCTTTGGCATTCTAATCTTATTTACCCATTCCCCGGGCTTGAAATTTTTGGCGTATCCATACCATTACATGGCTTTACGCTCGTATTCGAATTTCATGCTTGTTTTCTATAAATTCAAGCATTGCCACTTTATGCAATTCTTGCAACTAGTTTCTACCATTCGACTCGATGACACGGATTCATAACCTTAACTTAGTATAACCATTCATTGCTAAAATTGCTATCTAGCACCAGCGCAATATGAGATTTTCAAGTCTTTACGCGCAAGAATCGATATAAGGAcatagttttgacccgtttggttgagaGTGAAAATCCTCACTTTAATGTCAAGCCAAACTATTTCTAACCAATATTTTGACCCGTTGAATGTCGAGTGGGCTTCGCCACTTAAATGACACGTCAAACGCATATACTACATTATGACACTATTAACAAGCTAAAACCAAACGTTTATACGTAATGTAACGGGACCAAAGTCACGTACCTTTCAAAGCACACCTTTCAAATCGCgcatcaccaccggcttgtccacttgacgctctggtttcctttcctatagagttcaatcacaaCCCATTTAGAACTCTTTTGTTTACATAATACGCATAGTTTGCCACTAACTCTACAAACATGCGTTTTAACTCAAATTTCCAGTTTTTAatcttcttttaggcattttcaCAAAACACCTTAAGGGCTAATTTCTTCATAACTTATCATTAATGTTCATAACTTTTTGTTTAGCCACAAGATTAACATCAATTAGGCAATTTACACATGTTTTTAACATCAATATTTCAGAAATTACTTCCTAAACTCGGATTACACTAGATGAGAATCATAATCCTAGTGGTTTATCAAGTTTCATACAAACCCATTAGACACCTACAATGGTGAGTTATGAACCCCACTAGTATCAAGCATAATtttaacaagaaatcatctaCGGTTTATCCTAAGACATCATATTACTCTAATTTTCATCTAGTACAACACACATGCAACATCTAATTTGAATTCCCATGTTCATTCAAGAAATTTAAATGAGAATTTTTCCACAAAATTTAATACTTATGATCCTTTCACTGACgtgatcactaatctatgttcgATTTTGATTTAGGACAGAATTTGGTCTTCAATTTGATCAATACCATGACTAGGGTTGGAGAAGCTCTGGTCGTCCCCTTCTGTGTTTGATCGATCCCAACACACTCAAATATCTGTTTTGTGATTAAAAATTggtttttattataattagtttCATTTTTTGATACCTTTGGTCCTCTAATTTCCTTTAGTTCAATTTTGAGTGTTTTAACCCACTTATGAGTTACTACAAGACTTGTAACTAACTGGTTATTTAGTCCTAGTTAGTTTTTCTTGtttatttaatgttttataattctaatatgtaatttatatttttcggggtgttacactaaATAAAACCGAAATGAACGACTCGAAAACTATACAAACGTTACACGATAAatggatgtattttgcaatacatcaactTTCGATTCTGACCTGTTTGAGCAAGCTTAGAGCCTGATTAAGGGTGATTATATGATCATAAATTTCATAATAATGCATGGAATAACCATCTGAGGTTATAACATTTGATCATATCGTTTGATAGCTTTTATGATGAAGTCCTTATATTATGCCTAAAATACCAAAAAATGCCCACTTATCGTCTAAAAAATAGTTTTAAACCAAATAAAGTTGTAATCTGAGTTTGAAACTGATATTGTAACATAATGAAATGCACTTTGGGCATAATGGATTTGTCTAAG is from Helianthus annuus cultivar XRQ/B chromosome 9, HanXRQr2.0-SUNRISE, whole genome shotgun sequence and encodes:
- the LOC118481810 gene encoding uncharacterized protein LOC118481810, with the translated sequence MADGRNDDTVPVVTKQMRGVIAEEVGKAIENSLSGFIDKIQNTVLNVVEEQIQRLEENAKPSQGKWLSDIEGVFERTHCEVSDFVAYGTGQLRGQAKDWWDNKKKEIGADAAKAMTWDEFKAPFLKHHSPKAVINRIKEEFIQLRQKGESIDKIMGIFLDKLRFCDELEIELKKQIERGERRAVDVNPSPTKKALTTESIKKTDVKGGSPSCKVCGKGHKGECRFKDKPCPICGKTGHTAALCPGKVSVCYKCYQPGHKKSECPEVDGKRNEKDVQMEAQKARARSFQLTAAEVKIEPDVVSGKFLVNSILTQILFDTSVNSCIWAYMSSEKSELYK